Proteins encoded by one window of Arachis hypogaea cultivar Tifrunner chromosome 1, arahy.Tifrunner.gnm2.J5K5, whole genome shotgun sequence:
- the LOC112795097 gene encoding uncharacterized protein encodes MAKKVDKPIRDHIIGREEIRATLLQQLRETNRCRDILRMSPHAFVELCAKLRATGHVKDTIHVTVEEQVARFLYIIGHNVKNRTILFFFHRSGETISRNFHAVLRVAISLEEEVKVPIADQPRFRGRKEWPTQNVLAACGFDMRFTYALAGWEGTASDSKVLKSALSRDDRLKIPRDKFYLGDARFMLKHALITPYRGVRYHLKEFVGREPENAYELFNLRHSSLRNMIERSFGVLKKRFAIIAGGTEPYYDVEVMVDIVLACIILHNFLMGVDPGQHLISQVDRELQNNNPEATNEEREEVNEDYRRGAALRDNMAAQMWADYQIER; translated from the exons ATGGCTAAAAAAGTTGACAAACCCATAAGAGATCACATTATTGGGAGAGAAGAGATTCGAGCCACTTTGTTACAACAGTTGCGCGAAACTAATAGGTGCCGTGATATTTTACGAATGAGCCCACATGCCTTTGTAGAGTTATGTGCAAAATTAAGGGCAACCGGCCATGTGAAGGATACTATACATGTCACAGTTGAGGAGCAAGTAGCTAGATTCTTATATATTATAGGTCATAATGTTAAAAATAGAACCATTTTATTCTTCTTCCACCGGTCTGGAGAGACAATCAGTCGTAATTTTCATGCTGTTCTAAGAGTTGCAATCTCACTTGAAGAAGA AGTCAAGGTTCCAATAGCTGATCAACCTAGATTTCGTGGAAGAAAAGAATGGCCAACTCAGAATGTACTTGCTGCGTGTGGTTTTGATATGAGATTCACATATGCTTTAGCAGGATGGGAAGGCACTGCATCTGACTCTAAAGTTCTTAAAAGTGCACTATCAAGGGATGATAGGCTCAAAATTCCAAGAG acaaATTTTATCTTGGGGATGCTAGATTCATGCTTAAACATGCTCTAATAACTCCATATCGAGGCGTAAGATACCATTTAAAGGAATTTGTTGGACGTGAacctgaaaatgcatatgaattaTTTAACCTTCGTCATTCTTCGTTACGAAATATGATAGAAAGATCCTTTggagttttgaaaaaaagatttgcaaTTATAGCAGGTGGTACAGAACCTTATTATGACGTAGAGGTTATGGTTGACATTGTCCTAGCATGCATTATACTCCACAACTTTTTAATGGGTGTAGATCCTGGCCAACACTTAATTTCTCAAGTGGATCgagaattacaaaataataatCCAGAAGCCactaatgaggaaagagaagaaGTAAATGAAGATTACAGGCGAGGTGCAGCGCTTAGGGATAACATGGCGGCTCAAATGTGGGCTGACTATCAAATTGAAAGATGA